A single region of the Anomaloglossus baeobatrachus isolate aAnoBae1 chromosome 2, aAnoBae1.hap1, whole genome shotgun sequence genome encodes:
- the PTGFRN gene encoding prostaglandin F2 receptor negative regulator — protein MEAPLVVSEGASFTLSCLVSVDSSVPLITRVRWFFSHPGGLHPLPNDPDPDPDQKENVTHQLLVPQAWDSGEYTCQASAWTMLRNGSWHRAAAGTSPPVSVRVTRDASDLAVSLNISVAPRVAEEPAELWCQVLGAPHLSVSWYFTPSQGQDSPILMGSQHQDGSLEVGGTYQMRLEQGALILSRRGPQNFILRLQWTNEEDRGHYHCTGTNWRQLRNQSWTPAGEASSAPVTLSWRSEGSSILVAARVITMVSAAGGMFEMMCTVQAQNLPFPQYSVQVTRKPPQEGAAPVMVISLSREGVLRRRPGALSNTMLEKGKEGAYLFRLYQAQNQDVGTYHCEISAWTQGGGGAWRRALNKTTNPVLLEFQTSGPVFNVSARSDSLSVYHGGRAEFWCIITIDGPAVEPDNLAFEVWWFVQRPGGGPSFLAAIDRSAQVQHGRRNSSSEVSLERVSDMEYRLRVYGCEEEDSGGHYCTITPWVRSHEGGWSQQEAVTSTSTPLSVRMDLLSAFRYPLLIGAGLSLLAGLLSCLIGYCSSRFCCKAPPVQEKRREHRRLMSMEMD, from the exons ATGGAGGCGCCCCTCGTAGTTTCGGAGGGCGCGTCCTTCACCCTGTCCTGCCTGGTATCTGTAGACTCGAGTGTCCCCCTCATCACCCGGGTGCGCTGGTTCTTCTCTCATCCAGGGGGGCTGCACCCACTGCCCAATGACCCAGACCCCGATCCTGACCAAAAAGAAAACGTGACCCACCAGCTGTTAGTGCCACAAGCGTGGGACTCCGGGGAATACACCTGCCAGGCCAGCGCGTGGACCATGCTCAGGAACGGGAGCTGGCACCGAGCTGCCGCGGGTACATCACCGCCAGTGAGTGTGCGCGTGACACGAGACG CCTCAGATCTTGCGGTGTCTTTGAACATTTCTGTGGCCCCCCGTGTAGCAGAGGAGCCCGCGGAGCTGTGGTGTCAGGTGCTCGGGGCCCCACACCTGTCTGTGTCCTGGTATTTCACTCCTTCTCAGGGGCAGGACTCCCCGATATTGATGGGGTCTCAACATCAGGATGGAAGTCTGGAGGTGGGGGGCACCTACCAGATGCGGCTGGAACAGGGGGCGCTGATCCTTTCCCGCCGAGGACCCCAGAACTTCATACTGCGTCTACAGTGGACAAATGAGGAAGATCGAGGGCACTACCACTGCACGGGCACAAACTGGAGGCAGCTGCGCAACCAGAGCTGGACCCCGGCGGGCGAAGCCTCATCTGCACCCGTCACCCTGTCCTGGAGGAGTGAAG GCTCCTCCATCTTGGTGGCGGCGCGGGTGATTACGATGGTGTCCGCGGCTGGCGGGATGTTTGAGATGATGTGCACGGTGCAGGCGCAAAACCTCCCCTTCCCCCAGTATTCTGTGCAGGTGACGCGGAAACCCCCCCAGGAAGGTGCAGCGCCCGTCATGGTCATCTCGCTTAGCCGcgagggggtgctgcggcggcggccGGGCGCGCTCAGTAACACCATGCTGGAGAAGGGCAAGGAGGGCGCCTACCTGTTCAGACTGTACCAAGCGCAGAACCAGGACGTTGGCACGTACCACTGCGAGATCAGCGCCTGGACGCAGGGAGGAGGCGGAGCCTGGAGGAGGGCGCTGAACAAGACCACCAATCCCGTGCTGCTGGAGTTCCAGACCTCGG GTCCGGTGTTTAATGTGAGTGCGCGGTCGGACAGCCTGAGCGTGTACCACGGCGGCAGAGCCGAGTTCTGGTGCATAATCACCATAGATGGCCCGGCCGTGGAGCCAG ATAACCTGGCGTTCGAGGTGTGGTGGTTCGTGCAGCGGCCCGGCGGCGGCCCCTCCTTCCTGGCGGCCATAGATCGGAGCGCGCAGGTCCAGCACGGCCGGAGGAACAGCAGCAGCGAGGTGTCCCTGGAGCGGGTCAGTGACATGGAGTACAGGCTGCGGGTGTACGGCTGCGAGGAGGAGGACTCCGGCGGCCATTACTGCACCATCACACCCTGGGTGCGTAGCCACGAGGGCGGCTGGAGCCAGCAGGAGGCCGTCACCTCCACCAGCACACCGCTCAGCGTCAGGATGGACC TGCTCAGCGCCTTCCGGTATCCGCTGCTGATCGGGGCCGGACTGTCGCTCCTCGCCGGCCTCTTGTCCTGCCTCATTGGATACTGCAGTTCCCGCTTCTGCTGTAAGGCGCCTCCGGTCCAGGAGAAGCGCCGAGAGCACCGCCGCCTCATGTCTATGGAGATGGACTGA